The Coccinella septempunctata chromosome X, icCocSept1.1, whole genome shotgun sequence nucleotide sequence AATACATTCACGAACATCTGCAATATTTGGGGCTTGATTTTTCTTAACGTTCATCGATTTGTATTCTTGTGGTTCAGTTTGAGGTCCTTCGTAACTGGATGGAGTGAATTCATTGCGTTCGCAATCACTATTTGATTCCGGAGAAATATTCATACATGTTTCTTTATTTTCGTATTTTGGAGTATTCACTAGTTCTCTGGGAGATTGGGAACTTGAGTTTTGAGCAGCTGGGCTGGTACTTATTGAAAGATCATTTCTAACTGATGCACGCTCTTGTTGTGGCTGTTCTGTTTCAGTTTTATGATATACATTTTCATCCGGTGTGGTATCATATGGcgattttttctttgttttttccTTTTCTCCGCACTTAGAATCTTCTAGGGAAACGCACTCCATTAATTGTGGTAAATCTGCGATCGTTGTTGGGATCCATGGGAGATTTGGATCTATAGCAGCAGGCTCCGTGACTTCTGCTGAAGATGTTAAAGGAGATAGCTGAGGAATAAGAAGATCGGATGAAGAACATTGTGCATCATCATTCGGAGCGCTGAATAGATTCCTATTGACAGACGTCTTTTCCGTTTCCTCGGTATGTTCGCTCACGTAAATGGCATCCACGAGTAGATCAATCCCAGACACTTGACATTCTTCGACGTTCTTGGTAGGCGATTCTTGAGGAATTTCTTCGAATTCTTCGATCTCCCAAAGTTCGATAGGGTTCCTTGTGAATCCCACTGATCGATCTTCGGAGTTCGACGAGGGATATGAAAAGAGttcgatatctgttttgttCGAGTCTGCGATGGACATGGTGCCCTCGGACGTCAACATACCGTTTTCTGAGGCTGTCAGGGTGCCTTCCGACATTGCATCCTCGACACCTGCATTGCTGAGCAGCTGTCTATCTCTATGAAGGTACGGTATGGAGCGCACCATGATCGAACGAGGAAGCACGCAAATCTTGAACGATGTTTCTTCTATCAAATGGCGTAATGGTAATCTGAGAGATTGCCACGGATACTCAACATCGTTGCTATCGAATGGGATGCATTCGAATTTAACATCGACCAGTGAACTGAATCTCTCGTTAGGCGGTACTAGACTTATACAACATTCATAAGGATCGTTGGTGGCCGTGGTTTTATCCACGGAATCGTTCACTCTACACCGGAAGATGATGTCTGCCATTGTGATCTCCGTCAGGAGGGCAGCTATCAGATCGTTTTCTTCTAGAAGCAACAGGAAGATTCGTCGCGGTTGGGCGTAATTCTTCAAGTCCCTAAGTTGCAGTATATACGGTCTTTCTAATACATATTCACCGTGAAGGTGTCTCAGGTGTTTCGACAACTTCTCGTTCTCATCCTCTAATAAGTTGTTACGTTTGTACCTCCAGAAGCAGTAGTCTTGGTCAGGTCGCAAGAACCAACGATTCGCCCTCGATATTGGACATTTGAAGATCCATAGCACCTTAGCGAAGCAGTATTCCTTGTAATGCAGCTTGGCGCCGTAATCGAAGGACATTTCCCCCCTGCAATGGGGGTAATAGGAACAGGGAAAGCTCACCCTGGACGCAAAGTTCTCGTAAAGTATTTGACGGATCGGACGGTCGTTTGCCCTCAGGTCGTCGTCGTCTAGGTAATATCTGTAGCCTTCGAAACATGGCCCGCAAATGAAGGACACTGATTTGCACGAATAGATCGGCGGTATCACTAGAAGTTCATCGCAAACGCCGCACCTTCTTGAAATATTCGGCTCGATCGGTAAAATTTTAACATATTTATAAGGTACATTCATAATATCTACAACGATTTTtggaaaatcaacaaaaattttaGCGGACTGGAATGAAACGAATAATATGAGATTCATGCGAACATTTCATGACATCTGTTGTTCCTGATAAGGCTAAAAAAACTTATCAGAAGAGTGGAATAAAAGTGTATACATATGCTAGTTTAGTAAACGTAATGTGAATTACGTTCTCGAAAGAATTCGGACAATCGGGAAAAATGTCATGAAGAGAAGTTTCcaaagtaaaaaaattgaaattgaaagcaAACAAAGCATTGAACGTTCAAAATTTTCGTTCAAAGATTGAACTCCATTCAACTACAGTCATGCACAACTATAATTGATTAAATTTGGAAATCTGAACATAATTTATACCATTCTAGGAAAATTCAGGAGACGAAATGACAAAATTTGCTGATGAAAGTATAGTGTATTGTATTCCTAAAAATAACTCTGACATTATACTTTGCTCGATAGCTTCTCGAAATATAAATCTCATCGTTATTTCCAGTCCATTAGTTAGTGTCTTATTCTTTTCAAAATAGATCGCTGACTTGAAATCGATTAATGAGGAATCAATGAGAAGCATATATTCTTCTCTTTCTTATTATGACTTTTTCCACCCAGCATCTGAAGCATCTgaggaataaaataaaaattgattgtgGATGATATACACTGTTGTAAAAAATTTAGAATGTTGAAAAACTCAAAAGCCCTTTGCAGATCTTCATAATACGAAACAAATTTTTATCCTTTGATCGTTCTGTGTTGGGGCGTACTTCATGCATTTATCGGATAGGTACACTTTTCAGATTTGTCTTgtaatgatgaaaaaaatattattgaaacgttttataatgaaaataatttcgatTAACCCCTTGATAATTGTACAGAAAAATTAATCAGAATATACCTAATATTCATTCGAATATATTGATGCTAAGAGACTTTAAGTTAAATTATTTCGACTAGAAAGAAATTTTGGCGCCAATATCGCATATATCCCAACTTTCTATCTTATGGAATTCTTGTGTTTCACTCACGAAGACGTCGAGACCCTTTTCAAAATTCCTCCTAATTTATCTACGGATGCTCATTGTTGTTATCATCCTGAAACAAGTGCCATTCTTTTCAGCAATGCCAACAAACTTTTTGCAGTTACAGCGAAAGCAAGATAACACCGGAAATAGTGTCACTTGCCTTTGAAAGCTGTAAAAAATTCGGAGAATTTAGTGGCGCCTCTTTCATTTAAGATTCTTTATTGCACCCACCCCCCTAATTTGTTATCTCGCCGTCAAGGTATTTCGCTCAACAATTTCGGGTATTTATTCGGGGGCATTTTTCAATTCTGCGACAGTTCCAGAAGTGAGTTCGAAGTAAACACAGCGCTCTCTCAAGtaagtaaatttttttctcaaatttatgTTGATCTGATAACCACCGAAAAGGGCCAGGAATTAAATTTCGAAGCTCCTTCCTACGGTGCAGTAAATGAAGAATATTCACTTTAACTTTAACTGAAATTTATTGAAGGTAGgatcttattttcgatttgtttATTATGTGTTCACGATAATTTATATTTGGTTTTATTTAATAACCAAGGTAAGTCTGTCCTCCTGGTGATTActgatatatagatatataaatACCGTGATTTTAATTCGAAAGTTtgaaaatgaggaataaaaAAATGTCACCTAAAGCTTGAGATTTATATAAAAATTTACAGATtgcgaataaatttttttaaagttcAATCATAATGGTTACAAATCAATACTTTGGTCCAAATTTCATCTGTTCGGAAAGAATTAGGTTTGTAGCAAATCCTAtagttgaagaaaaatatgcTACTCTCGCAGTAAACATGACATGAATCATTACAGTTATTCACCAAAACTTCGAACTTGCAGTAGGGAAGTTGAAAAGTTTAAACCTCGTTATCTATTACCATAATTGGAAAGCGTTGCACAATATTCGTTGTGATACGTTTTTCTTTATTCGAAGGAAGAAAATCAACCATACAATTGTTGAATGTGCTGGTTGAGAGTTTGCACCACgaaatttatttccatttttattcGTCCTATTGACTCTCAAGGAATGAACTGTGCCGCGCACCTATTAAGTCGAGAGATCTTTTATGCCTTCGAATACTCCACTTTGCCTTTATGAATGTTTCATCGAATTCATCTACACGAAAAATCCACTATGACAATTCGCAACCCTCCTAGCAGAAACTGAATTTTATGAATAAGAAAACTACGCCAATGCTTCCTGATACTTTTTCTCAACATACACTTTAATCTGATGCAGAAAATCAGAATAATGGGAACAGGTTTTCTAACACAGTTTCTACGAAAATGTTGTAAATCTCATAGAAATGTTCTTTATAGCAGATTT carries:
- the LOC123321397 gene encoding uncharacterized protein LOC123321397; this translates as MNLILFVSFQSAKIFVDFPKIVVDIMNVPYKYVKILPIEPNISRRCGVCDELLVIPPIYSCKSVSFICGPCFEGYRYYLDDDDLRANDRPIRQILYENFASRVSFPCSYYPHCRGEMSFDYGAKLHYKEYCFAKVLWIFKCPISRANRWFLRPDQDYCFWRYKRNNLLEDENEKLSKHLRHLHGEYVLERPYILQLRDLKNYAQPRRIFLLLLEENDLIAALLTEITMADIIFRCRVNDSVDKTTATNDPYECCISLVPPNERFSSLVDVKFECIPFDSNDVEYPWQSLRLPLRHLIEETSFKICVLPRSIMVRSIPYLHRDRQLLSNAGVEDAMSEGTLTASENGMLTSEGTMSIADSNKTDIELFSYPSSNSEDRSVGFTRNPIELWEIEEFEEIPQESPTKNVEECQVSGIDLLVDAIYVSEHTEETEKTSVNRNLFSAPNDDAQCSSSDLLIPQLSPLTSSAEVTEPAAIDPNLPWIPTTIADLPQLMECVSLEERASVRNDLSISTSPAAQNSSSQSPRELVNTPKYENKETCMNISPESNSDCERNEFTPSSYEGPQTEPQEYKSMNVKKNQAPNIADVRECIPPSLNHPLSPAPILIPLEHSQRVSRNDSGVSEYSSSKTSIPDDPTQLNSSGQPEGRMNTDMKTEILSENDAIKKVSQNEIAYITFDDKRELEEILAKISLSEKVKSPIKVNENDYSNGFHERFLFDMNEDDEELEETDRHYIRETDLIPAVTVTERGSMGSMFECSEKNFEN